DNA from Apostichopus japonicus isolate 1M-3 chromosome 15, ASM3797524v1, whole genome shotgun sequence:
CTTCGAATGGGCCAAAACTTTGTCAAAAACTTTAAATGATCGTGATTGAGTGACTGTTTACTACATAAtagtaatgaaagaaatattgttttgaTAGACCGTTGAGATTGAATGCGTAATGGGGGCTTTAAGGGTCATCAGCATTTCCAACATATGTTAGCAAAAATTTCtaacaactttaaaaaaatgccCCACCAAAACAAATGCAGTAAAAAAGTGCAGCAGTGTTTTGGTCACAGGAACACTATTTTTTCTGTGAGACAATATTCCTGGCAATCAAACATACCCACCCAAAATTAAAATGTGTAAtacagataaaaacaaaaaactcatCCCCACACATGTGAATACAgtgtaaccatggtaacttaCCATATAAAGAGTATCACCCCGAGGCTCCAACAGTCTACGGCTCTACCATATCTACTGATACCTCCCCCTGCGACTATTTCGGGTGCTAAGTAGGTCGGCGTGCCGCACTGTGTCTTCATGAAAGAAACTTCACCCACGAATTTGGAGAGCCCAAAGTCCGTCACTTTGACGAGTGTTTCCGTCTTATCGTTGACTAAGAGAATGTTTTCTGGTTTAAGGTCCCTGTGGCTGATTTTGTTGTCATGAAGGtactaaacaaaaacaaacaaaaacaaacgaaAAACTACATCAATGAATTTCTTGACGAGAACCTTGACAAAAATCTGGATAGAGATTTGATTTAGAAAAAGCAATCAAGCAATAGTTTGTCAAATTTTCAAGATCTCAGACTACAACAAGCTAGTCCTATATCTCATCCTTTCCAAACAGCTGGGatattaccatggttacaaATGTCCCATTGGTAAAGTAGTTTTACACACAGTATTAGTATGTAGGTTACATTTACTGCATGGACAAATGTGACACACTAGTTCACACACTAGATCACACACTAGTTCACACTAAGAATGTGGATGGGTCCACAGTCCCATTTCCCCAGCTTAAAACTACCAGAATCCAGGCCCCAACCAGAAAGCCAGCAAGCTTAGTGATACCTTGCCTTATAAGTTTATATTGTATATGGAATCAACTGATTGATAAAGCAACTGAGGAAAATGTGTCCTGaagtcaagtaccagaacatcaTACCAGATGACTTAATCATTGCAAAGGTATTATACTTCTGAATGTTGATGACAGATAACAGTCATTAGTGAAAGTGGAAAACCCTCTCAGCCACTTAAAAAGACGAAAGGTAAATTCCTATGACAGTTAGTGACACAGAAAAGCCATTCATCATAGAAATCATTGCATTTGCAAGCTTAAGATAAATTCCTTGTTCCTGGTGCAAGTTTAGAGGGAAAATAATATATGGTTTCAGGTTTTCTATCTTACCTTACCTTTCCTTACCTCACCTTACTTTACCTTACCTCACCATAAGCTGTCCAGTGTCCTACCGTCGAGACAAATTCAATGAAAAACAAGTCTTTTTGAGAACTAAGGTGTGACATACTGAGTGCTAAACAATGTTAATTCTTCCATATTTCTCTGTTATGCTTACCTTACAGGCTACTAATATTTGGTAGAACATAACTTTGGCAGTATCTTCTGAAAATTTGCCTCTGCTGCTAACCCTGTCAAATAGCTCGCCACCTTCGACTCTGAAATACGGACGacattttgttcaaaattaCAATCGtaatatttgactttttttttagcGTATTTCTTTTAGAGGAACTTCCGACGACATCGATATAAATACATTCAGCATGAATTTAATTTAATCGCAGAGTAAAGTTATTTGGGTGTTACCTCAAGTCATATCTTGGAAGCGaataatttattacaaacaaGGAAATCAAAAGAGAACAGCATAGCTGCTATAATAGCAAATCACCACACAGACTGTGTATTTCTCCCAGCCCTGCATAATGCATGCAACCATCAATCAGAGGTGTTGCAAATTTTGCTGCTTTAGATAAGCGATTCATGCGACAAAATGTTGCTCAACGCCAGACTATTTCTCTAACAGGATAGGGAGGCCTACCACTGGTCaagaaattcatattttttttttttttttttttaaatcaaaatcTGTTGGACGTAACTCGAAAGGGACAGCAGCTAATATCCAGATCAAATGAGTTTATTGAATTACGTGCAGCCAAAGTAGTAATGGGTAGAATCGACTAACAAGTAAGGCTACTCACAGTTCTAGAACAATAAATAGTCTCTCTTCTGTTTCATAGACGTCTTCTATTTTTATAATACAAGGCTGTGGAGAAGGAAAACCAGAAGTGAAGACATTGTGTGTCAACGCAAAGTAAAAAAGCTAAAAGGGAGAAGAAATCTTCTAGCCTATTGATTAGAAATGACCGAAACTGTCTAGTTGAATGTCATAATCTTGCTCATATTTTGAACCAGTGGTACtcttaatgaaaaaaaaatgaaaattgaccaaagcatttttttacatttaatgaaaaGATTCTGAAGTCATCTctgaatatattttttgtttgggggggcgggggaatgggggagggagagagaatgggggagggagaggaagaGGGAGAAAGGAACATGGCTTGAAGATGGGATGTCCCAAGGTATGACATGGCTTAGGACATTGAAATTATGAGGACTGCAGATGCACTTTAACAGTATATTACGCATTTGTCCCAAAATCTGCAACACGATTGATAACCCACACACACAGAAAATAAGACAACTCATGAAAGTATTCACTAGTACTGACAATATGATACTTTCAGTTCAGGATTATAGATTAGAAACTAAAAGCAAGATTTAAAACACAAATGAAGAAAGACACTTACGTGGTTCAGGGCTTTTAGAATTCTGACCTCTTCCATCACAGCTTTATCCATGTtctggaaataaaaataaaaagagaggTAAAGGAGAGAGGTACAAATATTACTGGAAGAATCCCTCTGTATACAAGGACAAACAGAAGGATACGTGACCAAAATGAACACACAGGAAAATCTAAACGACAGATCTGTTGATATATCCTGCAATGAAAATATTATCCTTTTAAATAGCAACCTTTTATCTGGCCAGTATCCTCTAGTGACAATGTACACAAGCTTCTCGTTACACTGTTTAAGTTTGAATAGCTTACATTTCACTCATTCCAAGTAGAAAAGAAGGCTAGAAGGGAAGGAAGCACATGTGGAAGAAATACTTGAAGGACAATCCTATAatgacatgggggggggggcttattgGTTACCTCAAGCCCTATGACATTTCTATAACTTAATCCCTGGATTATCAGAGTTAATCCTCCTCCTTCTCTTACCTTCATCATCGTTCCACCCATCGAAAACGTCTTCTTCTCGATAATTTTGATAGCTACCTTTTGGCATGAATCCTTCTCAAATGCCAGTTTAACCACTCCACATGCACCcctggaaagaaaaaaaaaattaccactGCAGTTTTACTGACTCTGAAAATATTCCTGATTCATCAGACAGATTGTGTATAGGGGAGgagggaagtgggggggggatgggaagAGGGAGGATAGTGGGGGTAGTTATATGTTATGCAATCACGATATTCTTTTTGAGTGACCCTTGGTTTCAACTATGTTAATGCGATTATAGAATGTGCTGATGCCAGGTCAGCCGGTCGATTCCACTCTTGAGTGCCGGGAACTGGCTTGGCATTTTACtggacttaaaaaaaaatcttgctcTAGTGACTAAAGATATGTTCCACTTAAAAATGCTATAAAAATCTCCTCTTTTTACTTCGGGTTCAGGGATTCACTGAACTTAGCTGACACTTTTACCAAATCAAATTtgatgacaataaaaaaaactggTGCCCAGATGTCTATTTGCAAATTAAGCGATGCCTTGTACTTGTCCTGTGACAGTGTTGTTCATGTATGTGTTCAGAGCATAGCAGACTCTCTCTAGGTGGTATGCATCTGCTCTACACTGTTGCAGTCAAGTGGTTAAGGTGACAGAGTTGAGATCTAAGGTTCGTAGGTTGAAAGTCCGTGCCAGATTATTATGTTTTGTCCTTTGAGATTTATGTCATTTATGTCTCTTCATACCAAGGTGCATAAATGGGGACTTTTGAGGTAACAAAACAGTTGTGTGTGCCTTATATTGGCTCCTCTATGGACGTGTGAATGTGATGCACCTTGGTAACGCAAGAGCGATTGTTTGGAATTGTGCAGACAGGCTGGGAGTGACGAGTTACCAGAAAGTTATAACTTTTGTAAAGTCTTGTAAGAAGGCCCTTGGCCTTGAGAGAGACCTGTACACATTTCAACTTAACACCTTTTTTATACCTAATGCAAGAAActaacaataatttttttttgttctcttaGACATCACACACAAATCACCAACCAATGCTACAGCTGAGTAAACGaaagatgataataatataaatcagcagttatttttacggcGCTTAAGCGACAACGAATGTGGAAGAatcccgcaagggcttatggattgcaacttacacgtcgggtggcttccaattcagcatttttatctcaaatttggaatctgttaattttagaaagtcatatcagatgggaaaaccgtagattgctcttggatgaaaaacccaccttactatgtaTGACCCGGCGGGGTATAGAACCCCGAACTTCACGATGGCtaaacctcattgcttcaaatgccaccgcctttatccaatGGGCCACAGCACTGGTAACATGACAGCGATCGAACAAATCAGTTTGGGGAGGTTTCGGTTAGAGCGCCCTTGGCCAGCCAGAGTAAGACGGAACAATTTAAACAGTatcatttgatatgatttcgTCTCTTACCCCCTCTAACTGCCACCTACACCACTCCCTTCCTCCCACTCACGATCAGAATCGTCCGACTCACCTTCCAAGTTGCTTCGAGAGGATGTATTTAGCTTTCATCTCTGCGGGCATTATCTTCTGCTCTTCTTCACACATGCAGGTGTCCACAAAAACGTAAACTGAAATAACAAATAGTCGGGAGAAATGTTCTATCAAGACAATTGAGAGAGTGAGGCAGGGATGCAGAGGTCTATCAACTGAAATCTGTAGGATTAACTGTTGTCTGGACTGACAACTCTTTGAGTACTTCCTTTGATTGACAGCATAAATAAAGTTATAATTaactcaaaaagttttttctaaAACACATTATTGCAAATATACACTGAGACTTGAGAGTGCTACTAATGGACTTCAACTTTGTCTCATTTGATCTTTCatgtaacaataatttcccAAATCTTTGAACAAACGTGAATATAGTTACTTTGAATTTCACAAGAAAGAGCATAAATGGCAGTTTCACTTGCCTCTAAGGGTACGCCCCGGGGAATCATTTTACGCAGTAatgcattgcaaaatgctacagTAAATGGACATATTGCTATGCAAATGCAAAGATTTATAGCAACTCTTACGTACAAAGGAACACTTAGGGATAAAAAAACACTGCTACAAAAAAATTTGAATGCTTAATTATTCCCTACTCCCCATTTGCTTAAATTGGCATTAGCAGAAGTGTCAATAGTATGCACAaaggattgggggggggggagtggagggtTATGTCTCCCACCTTTTCAATTGCCAGTCATGGGGGAAATGGTTCAGCTGTGGGAAAATGGTTCAGTCGGTGTATTTGTTTTCACATTCAGTTGGGCAAGAATCAGACTGCTCCTGTACAATATAATTTACAactttccacaaaaaaaattcaagagtATTTGGTATTAACACATCCTTGTGTTTTAGACATAATTGTGGGCCTAATTTattgtctaaatatgcctcagaaaatgcaacattttgtaATCCTTTGAAATCCTCTGCAGTCCAATGGCAGACCTGTTATACCTACCTTTATTCTGTGGTATGGATAATGCTATCTCATCGTTGTTATTCAGAATTCTCTTTTTGCCTCTGCCTGTGAATAAAACAGGGAATTATGAAAATTAGCAATTTGCCCGATTAATTTAATGTAACAAAATACTCTAGTGTTTTACTTTTAGGTGAGAGGTATTCCAAATCATCTGAATTTCACAAACAAATCCCTCGTCTTAAACAACATGTGAATAACCACAGTAGTTCTGTTGTATCCGAGTATGACACAAGCAATGAATATACATCTCACTTACCCACTTTTTCTCCATTGACAAAAGTACCATTGGAGCTTTTGTCTTCGATGAAAACAAATGTTGCATCGTCCTTCACCTCCTGTTGAAGAAAGTTATTAAAAATGATCTTACAACTTCACAGTGAAGTGTTCAAAACTATTGCTTACTAAACATGATACCATAAAGCGTcttaatcaaaataaataaatatatacatttaagaaaataataaaaataaaataaataaaacattgattaagtcattgcaaatattttaacaatGAGCAA
Protein-coding regions in this window:
- the LOC139980729 gene encoding serine/threonine-protein kinase Chk2-like, translated to MSLTAQSGSAAHNTSSSLSSAGTVSSMETIPVQDDVDVDYQGTLGSLEIKTWGKLFPISDAFKVEELLDSSDRYVFGRDASCDVCFNTPELSKLPTFGTISKTHFIIDKEVKDDATFVFIEDKSSNGTFVNGEKVGRGKKRILNNNDEIALSIPQNKVYVFVDTCMCEEEQKIMPAEMKAKYILSKQLGRGACGVVKLAFEKDSCQKVAIKIIEKKTFSMGGTMMKNMDKAVMEEVRILKALNHPCIIKIEDVYETEERLFIVLELVEGGELFDRVSSRGKFSEDTAKVMFYQILVACKYLHDNKISHRDLKPENILLVNDKTETLVKVTDFGLSKFVGEVSFMKTQCGTPTYLAPEIVAGGGISRYGRAVDCWSLGVILFICLGGYPPFSEEIKIMPLNDQIKRGYYSFPDKYWSGISDDAKDLIKRLLTVDPQRRLTTTKALQHSWLSNPDIKRRAEQLMHPNIINNNMPPPAVPGKKRLREDENDKGDDENYPDSSENGRKMSTKSSRSSSYESDDTRPA